The sequence below is a genomic window from Equus caballus isolate H_3958 breed thoroughbred chromosome 11, TB-T2T, whole genome shotgun sequence.
CCCCTCTGGGCTTCCCCAGGCAGCCTAGGTTGGGGAGACATGGGGCAGCCGGTGGTCCGGGCTCCCGGCTGTGtccagccctgccctctctcctgtgtGGATCCATATGTCATCAGGGTGTTGTCTGTGTTCTTTTGACAAAAGGCAGCACAGGGCGCAGAGCGTGGCTGGGACTGCTGATTGATCAGGGCCCCCCTCGATACTCCGCAGGGCCCCCAGGGGTACAGTTGGGGACCACCTCCCAgagcactcattcattcaaggtCATGCGGGTCCCCGCAGGTGTCCTCCCCACCCATCTGCTCTTTGCGCGACAGAGCTCACAGGCCCTGCCCTGCGGCCCTCTCTCCCCGCCACTAGCAGGCGCTCCGGCTGCTGAAACCCCACCAGGAGCCGCAGGCTTTGGTCCCCTTCACTCTTGGCTCTCCGGgcttaaggaaaaggaaagaggtgGACCGTGTTGGAGTGTGGGGTGGAAAGGTGGATGAGGAGACGCATCCACCCCCCAAACGACCCCAGGGTGAGACCCAGCTGTGCGCAGCCAGACACACCGCCAGTCAGTGCCAATCCGACGAGTCCAGTGATCGGCATTGAGCTCCAAGAATACTGTATCATTCAAACAGAGTCCAAAGTGGACACACAGCTCTAGCCGAGGAGGGGGCTGCCCAGTACCCCCAGATTCTGAAGAAGACGTCCTGAATGGATGACTCAGGGCCATACGCAGAAAATGCCTCCTCCAAGGCAGACTCGCCACCCACCAGGGGCAAGCTGTGTCGGCCAAGCAGCTGATGATCGTTGCAGGGTGTCCAGGAGCTCTCTGCTGGAGCTGGGAAGAGGGGTGATGGGATTGCAGAGCAAGGGGCTGTCCAAGAGCCACTTCATCTAGTGCCACATCAGCAAGCCTTGGCTCCATCCTAGCCACAGGGCTACCGGGTCCTTACCtgctgcccaaggccacactggACCCACTGGCCTCTCCCTGTGCTGGGCTTCGTGTGACCCAGGCAAAGGGGTCTGCAGTCTGCTCCGAGGGTGGGAGGGTGCGAGATGCACTAGGCGGCCTCTGTACCCTGCCCCTAGCCCACCAGGGGTCGGCTCCCGGCCTGGAAATGGGGAAGGCATCCCATGTCAGTGGAGGTGACACAGATGGGGAAAAATGCAGAAGCAAAGCCACTGAGACCAGCCGGggcggggttgggggaggggagggctgctgttgttttgttttttcctgcatTTGGGAATTGAAAGCAAagattgctttaaaaaagaaaagaaagaaagaaagaaaaggaagcccCCCGGAAAGGCGGTGTGGGCGGACGGCCTGGTCTGCCGTGGTAAATGGTGGGAAGGCCTCCATCCTCCCGGGCCGCCAGTGTGCTCTTACACTCCTGGCTTCTCAGCACATCTTACAGCTTTACAGTCATTGAGCCCATTTATCTGCCTCTGTCCGCAGCTGTGCTCGGGGCCAGGGGAATGGGGTGAGGGGCCTCTGATTGGTGTCCTGGCCGCACTCGAGGCTCATTCCACATGACCCCATCACTGGTCCCCTTAAGGGCTTTTGGGGTGGTGTCCACAGTGGGGACGCTGGATCTTGGAGACGCATAGTGGGCTCAGCCTCCCACGGTCCCCCCGTAGGGGTCTTGGAGCCCTCTGGGTGTGAACTGGGCTGTTCCCACGGTGCTGGCTgactgctgccctctgctggtcTGAAGCCAGCATTGCATGCCCCTCTCCTGGCTGGATTCCCGAATACAGGTGCCTCTATTCATCTCCTGTACCCAGGAGCAGCTGAGGGTACAGGTAGAGGGGATGCACTTGTGGGGGGTGAGGCAGGGGGCACTGGGCCCCCTCTGACCACTGCACAGAAGGAGCCATGCCTTGTTGTAGCCAGAGGGTGGGGCTCGGCACTCTGCAAGAATCCGCTGACGCGGTTCTGCTTTGACTCAGTGGCCCAGACGAGCTCTCCGGAGGGCTGGCACAGGCTTGCCTCCTGCGGGGAAGCGTGGGACTGAGGGCGGAGGAcaggagaagtggggaggggctgggctgttAGGCATCTCCAGGTCCCTGGCTTAATGGGAGGAGCATGCCCCTGAGTGAGGGCCTGGTGCAGGCCAGACCCGGACTCTGGAGACCGGctgccccactcccaccctgccAGCTGCTCCTACCACGCAGGCCTCCCTGTCGAAGGCCTGGCTCCTGTAGAGGCTCCTGGGGGAGGCACTTGTTTTTGAATCCCAAGACACGGGTGTTGGATTACCTACAGCCCACACTTGGGCACACGTCACTCTCACGGCCCAACGGGAGGGCTCAGAGAACATGCACCCTCAGAACTGGGCTCGCCACGCGGAGGATGGCCAGCCTGCTGAGACGAAGGTCACACGTATCCCCAGGCGAACGAGAGGACGGTGGCTTCAAACCCACGCGTGGGATCTTGTGCCAGGTGCTCCCTTCTCGACGCAGGAACACAGAGTTCTGTCCTCGGCCTCCCTCACCACCCCGGGAGCTGGTGACATCCCCTCCTGTCACCTATGGCACCTGCTTCTCTGAAGCCTGGTCAGAGGCCTCCTGGCTGAGCGCAGGAGGGTGGGGAGTAGCCCTGTCCTTCCAGAAAGGATGACCAGGATGGCCATCGAGGGCAGCCACTCAGGAGTCCAGGGACAGgagtggccttgggcaaggcTCAGCCCCTCGGTTGAGGCCTCTGGCACTGTGGCCTGGCCTGCTGGCCCGTCTTCACTCTGGGAGGCTTGTCATTCTGATCAGTGCTCCTTCGGTTGCTGGTGACAGACACCCACCAGAAAGTGGCTCAAGTGAACCGACAGCTCCTGGAGCCCCAAGGGGAGAGCTCTCCAGCGTCTCTCCCCTCAGCTGTCCTCCCGGCCTGTCTCTGcactccagcctccctcccactGCCCACCAGCTGCCTCTGCTCCTCGGGCCACATTGGAGGCATGGCTCCCCACTCGTACCAATTCCAGCGTGGGCCTCAGGggcccttcctgcctctgcacTCTCCAGGCATTTCAGAAAGGCTCCTGTGGCTTTACTGGACCCAGGGTCCCCTCATGCCTTCAGCTGGGGTCCCGTCCCAGAAGCAGACCCCAAGACAAGGATTCAAGTCCAAGCAGTGTGTTAGGGAAGTGATCCCAAGAAAGCtccaggagggggtggggacttgagacaggaaagagaaggaagcagcaaAAGGTGCGTTCTCAGCTGGTTATCCCCACCGGGGGACGGGGCAGAGTGGAGCCCCCAGAGGAGACCCCGGGAGGGAGCTGGGCATCTGTCCACCCCCCATATCTGTTACCGGCTGAGGGCCGCTCCCGGACACTGACACTCCGACTTTCCTCGCCCGTGGGCTGAGCCCGGAGAATAAGTCCCAGGGCTATGGTCCATGGTTCTGCTGTTTGCCGTGAACACCGGCTTCCAGGTCATGGTGAGCGAACCAGGCACCGTGGTCAGTCAGCCACTCACTCACCCAGCCAGTGCCGATGGGGCGCCTGCTGCATGCCTTTGGCACCAGGGACAGAACCAGGCCGAAGGCCAGCCTGGGAGTGAGTTGGTGCCCGTCCCTGGAGAAGTCTCCCAGGGAGCCTCCACGCTGCCCACCATACCGCACTGTCCCGGGGCTCAGCATGGCCTTGTCCTCACGCGGAGCTGGGGGGCCTTGCCTTGTGTCAGCTCTGTCTCCTGAGACCCAAGTCTTTCAGAGCCCCTCTGTTGACCAATGTTTGGGTCCAAAATGAGGACCAGCTATAAAGGACTGGACTTGGCCACCCGGGCCTTAAGAGCGTGCAGCCCCTGACGGTGTGAGCAGCAGCAGTGGGCTAGAAGAAGGGGCAGCCCCCGGGGCAACCACCATGTGCCCAGGGCAGGTTCTGAAACCTCCCCACTTTCTCATCAGGGTTGAAAGATGGAATGGTCCCCGTGCCCCCGGAGCTCAGGTTCTGTCGGGGGAAAGGGCAGACCTGTATCCTTGAGACCATAATACTCAATGGAGCTGAGGGACCGTTGAGGTCAGAGCTCTGTGGACAGGGCCGAGCTGCGGGAGCGGAGGACCCTGGGCCAGGAGGCTTGCCCCGCGTGGTGTCAAGGGCACggccggggcggggcccgggGGGCCCTCGGAGGTTTAGGCGCTCCTGCTGGATCTCCTGCGAGTGTCTGCCCAGACTCCCTCTCAGATCTCTGCCCTGGGTGGGGGATtccaggggggtggggaggatctGATCTTTAGACGCTCCCTCCGTATGGGATGGGAGCTGAGGGGGTCCTCTCCCCACAGCAGACAGACGAGGCGGCACAGACGGACAGCCAGCCGCTCCACCCCTCCGACCCCACAGAGAAGCAGCAGCCCAAGCGGCTACACGTCTCCAACATCCCCTTCCGGTTCAGGGACCCCGACCTGCGGCAAATGTTCGGGGTGAGTGTGTGCAGCCCTCCGACCCGGCTCCCACCCCACACCAGCAACAGCCCAGGAGCCAGGGTGGCTCCCCCTAGGTTTCCTGCCTCCCGATGTCTCCTGGGTCCAGCCCACTCTGACCtgagcctgggggtgggagggagggggaaggacagAAGCTCAGGGAAGAGGGCCCTGCTGTGGCCACCGACCCCTGGCCAGAGATCTGCCTGTTATCTGGTGCCACCTGTCCTCAGGGCTTTGTTGGGTCCCCTCAGGGCTGAGGTTATGACTCTGTAGTCCCAACCTTCTGACAAGGGCTCCAGAGACCCCTGTGCCCCTCAGAGGGCACCTGGTGGGcagcccagcctcctggcctCACACCCAGCAGCACACTTGGTCCCTACATGATGCCCATCAGCTCACCAGCCCTCCACCAGGGCAGGCACTGTCCTCCCCgctgtggccttgggcagagctgggatcgcATCGCTGTCTGGCTCCAGTCATCTCTCTGCCCGTTCTGACGCCCACCTCTCCATGTTGTGGGGTGAACGGGAAACCCATCAACTGTGCACACCGGAGGCCTCAGGACAGGCCCCTCGGGACCTCACGGGCATTTCCAGGGACCTGGATCACAGGTTCATGGTCTCCTGTGCCAGTGAGAGAGACAGGGCTGCCCCTTGGGGGTTCTGGCCAGGGATGGGGCAGGAATGGGGCAGCAGAGCATCTGGGCCCAGCTGGCCGGTATGTCCTGCCCCACAGAGGGGCCTGGAGTCACTGCTGCTCCGCatccccccagccctgcccaacAGGACAGACAGCAGGCAGTACAGGGTCCCTCCTGCTCCTTGCCTGTCCATAGTCCTTTACCCTTTAGTGTGAATTAGGGCTGGCTATCAGTAACTTGTGGCAGAgtcccaggagggaggggagagggacacTGGTGATGCTGCACCCCTCTggtccccagcctcctcctggcttgtagatggggCCAGCATGCTGGCAGGAAAAGATCTCTCCACGAGAAGGTGGGGAGGGGTGTCCCTGTCCCCACCAAGCTGCACTCAgagcccctcctcctgctccccacaGGAGGCAGAAGGGGACCCCTGGGCTTAAGACCAGACACGGGCAGCGGGTGAGGGTCTCCTGGGGCGCAGGCCTGCGGGCGGCAGTCTTAACCCACCCTCCCCTGTCTCCCACCCCCATCTCTATCTCTGCAGCAATTCGGAAAAATTTTAGACGTGGAGATCATTTTTAACGAGCGGGGCTCCAAGGTGGGTGCCGCCCAGAGGCCGCCACCATTACAGCGCCGGCTGTAGGTCCCGCCAGGCTAACGTGTGAAATGTGCGTTTCCTTCCTGGAGAGCTTCGAGCCCGAGGACCCCTGAGCGACACGGGTGCTTGTATTCCCCGCTCCTCcgcctgcccccacccacccctgtctgtgttgttgctgctgctgcgaggctgccttctctctgagcTGCCAGGACCTCTCTGTCTGCACCCGGAGCCCCGCCCCTTGGCCCGGGTCCCCACCCCGAGCTGCTCCTGGGGGAGCCACTGGCCTGCCTCGGAGTTGGCCTggaggcctggggaaggggccGCAGGGCGGGAAGGTGGGAGGGTGTCCAGCAGAGACAAGCCTGCTCCCCACTCCAGGAGGGGAAGACATCCCCCTCCCGGGCTCCTGGGGTGAAGGTGGGTGGGGCTGCCCCTGGAGGTCCTGGAGCCCAGCCTCGGCACGCCGGGTGGAATGAGAGCGACAGTCCTGGCCCCTGGCCGGTTTGGCGTCTCTTTTGTAGCTTTGGCCTGTCCCCTCGCAGGTGCCAGGTGGTCAGCTCAGGCCAGGCTCAAGCAAGGCCAGCGACTGCCCCCGCCTGGGGCCCATACCCCTCCTGGGCATCCTGCCAGTGGCACCAGGACAGACTGAGTCTCTCCTTTAACTCAGCTGACTCaacccctctctctccctctctctctctctctctccccccacccccactgccctgTCCCCCGCCCCCGACCCCCATGCCtccttttttgtcctttttctcatcCTATGTCTTTCTCTCCGTGTCTGTCCTTCTCCGCTCACAGGGTTTTGGGTTTGTAACTTTTGAAACTAGCTCAGATGCTGACCGAGCCCGGGAGAAGCTGAATGGGACGATCGTAGAGGGACGGAAAATTGAGGTGCTCAGATAAGTGTGCTGCGGCAGGGACACCCCTGAGAACTGCTGCCTGTCACCCTGGGTCCCCCATGGCAGGAAGACGGGGCGGGGGCAGGGCTGCGCTGAAGCCAGAGCCAAGCCTGTCGTCACCTGCCACCCCTGGGGGTCTAGGCTTCAGGCTCATTCAAGGGGCCCTCCcgccccctccttctccttcctggaaGAGGCCTCCAACTGTGGGGGTCAGCCAGACACTGGCAGGAGCCCCAGAAATGTGTGTTTGAGGCTTGGCAGCTCCAAGGACCCGGGCCAGCTCAGTCAGTCCCCCAGTTGGAAAGAGCCATCAATCCCCGTGGCCCCTCTCACCAGGGAGCAgcagtggcccctgccctccccttccccacaccACCAGCGCCCTGTAGTTTGCCTCCCGCCCTCATCTCCCAGAGGGTCAGCAGCAATGAGTGACCAGGGCCTAGAAAGGGACCCAGCCCAGAGGAGCAGCAGGGACAGGAGGCAGGGGGTCCCCCCTGCCCCAGACACtaccctccctctctgcccctcctctgaTGGGCTGTGCATCCTCACCACAGTGCCGTGGGTCTGGATGTCCGTGAGCTGGGCTCTCCGACAGGCAGGACAGCGAGGGGTGGCCAGAGAGGGCACAGCTCAGAGCCCACAGGAGGAGCAGTGGAAAAGCCTGGGGGAGGGTTTCTGGAAGCGGAGGGAATACTGGAGGCCCTGATGCCGGCCAAGCTCCCATGCAGCGCCTGGTGGGCACCTGAGGTTGCGGCCCAAGGCCCTGGGGGCTCACACGGGACGTGGGGGAGGCAGTGTGGCCCAGACCCCTTCCTCGGGTTCCACCGCTGGCCCTGTCCTCTGCTCCATTCCACAGAGGCTTCTGCCTTCCTCCACCCGCTGGCCCCTGGGCAGCGTGACAGGGGCTTAGATATCTGAGAGtaggcctcatcccctttgcgcCCGCCTGCCCCCTCCCTCATTGGCCGGGCTCCCCACAGGCATATGCACCCCAACAGAAAGCTCTCTGCTGGTCTTGGGGAATGGAGTGGCTGGCCATCTTGGTGCCAACTAGGGGCCACCAGGGCACAGTTCGTCATGGGGGCCAGCCTGTTAGCGGGCTGAGAGCACTCCATGAAGAGTCCACCAACCAGCTTCGCCAATGGCCTTGGGTTGGTAGAGAGGCCCGGGCTTGGTGTGTGGGAACCGCCACATGAAGGGCAGGAGCTGGTGGGCTGGATGCCATCCCTGAGCCAAGGCCAGGCACCAGCCAGTGCTGGGAGCAGTGTCGCCAAGCCTCCCTGGAGTGGGTGGCACAGCCGAGAGGAGGCCAGGCAGGAGGGCAGGCCAGGGTGGGGGGCCCGGCTGGTGGCAGAGGCTGTCCGGTGCCCCCACCTGGGTGCCCCACGGCCTCCCTCCCgatcccccagcccccagccccctccgcGGCGGCCGTGGAGGAGCATGCAGAGCAGGACTGGGGCGGCCAGTGGCCCATAGGAGGCtaatgctcccctcccctcccctccctctctccggGCAGGTCAATAACGCCACGGCCCGAGTCATGACCAATAAGAAGACTGCCAACCCCTACACCAACGGTAAGGGGCCCAGGACCCCCGGGAGGAATGGAGGCCCTGGAGGCACCCAGGCCACAGATGCTGACCTCCCTGGATGCAAAGTGCCCCTggtgccccagctctgcccctcaaAAGTGGGTGGGTCAGCCgaggcaggaggagagctggGGCCGCCCACCCACCCAGAGACTCCTGGGCTTTCCCAAGTGTGCCTGGTACCCGGAGACCACGTGGACAGGCTTTGGGCACAGAGGGACGGTGGCCACTTCCTGGATTATTACCTATTTTCTAAGTGCTGAAGGAGAGCCTGGACTGGATGTGTTCAGTATTTAGTGAGCGTGATGACAATTAGAGAGACAGTCCCCGCCCTAGGCCTTGGAAACAACGAAAGGTTGAGGCCTCCAGGGGGAGCCCTGCTGGTCCATAACGTGCGAGCGCACCTGACCCTAAGCAGAAGTGGCCGGTGTTTGAAGATAAGACGGCAGATGCTGAGAGCTGGCTGCCGGGAGGAGTGGAGGGACCGCTCGAGGCTGCCCTGTGTCTTGACTCCACCAGGCGAGGGGGCTGTTTTGAGTGTAGCTGGCAACGTGCATTTCATCGGAACCAGCTCCTTCCCCTTGCCAGGGAGCAGCAGCCCTGCCCAGGTCAGGACGAGTCCCCCTGCAGGGCGTGGGCTTTGCTTCTGCCCCTCAGTAGGGACAGAGTGGGCCGAGCCACCCCCAATCTCTCTTGACCCTGTATGATCAGCTGCACATGGAGTCCGGTGACCAGCCAGCACGGGAAGCCTAGGACAGGACAGTGGGTGGACCTGCCACATGACCCAGCAGCAGGGCCTCCCCATCTGTGcgcctggggcagggcaggggcgcCACTGGGGCGTAATTTACAGGAGATTATTGTGGCTCCCATCCTGCTTTCTTGAGGACTGTGAAAGCTCACATCCTTTCTGAAAATCTGAGAGTACTCGGCTTTGCCAGTGTCCCGAGGGCACACTGGGTGTGACCCTTCTGTGATCTGGTGCTTGgcacaggaagagaaagaggtagACACTTTTATAGGGTCAAGGTGCTCATCGGGGGCTACGAAACCACTGGAGCCAGCTGCCCGCTCTTCACCCAAGAGCCACGCGCCCCTGCTTTCTGGGCAGAACTGAGAACATTGAGGAGCATGGAATTTGGCATGGAATCCGTCCCTGAACCACTGCGGTCTTGGCGCGGAATGGGTGTGGCCCCGAAGCTGGTTGAGTGACAGAGAATGGAGAGGGAGAAGCCTCTGCTCCCCTCTGTGGCAACAAGAGTTCACTTAAACGACTGTGTTGGCCTGGGCAAGAATAACAAGGGctgcagggggccagcctggggtcATCTGCCGGTTAGCAGCGAAGGCCGGCCCACGGGCTCTGCTGGCCTGGGAGTATGGCCCGGCTTCGCTTAAATGGTCCAGAGCACTCAGAAATTCATTGGTGGGTCGGGGGGCAGACTTCCACCGTAGAAAACAAACTCACCTGGTGTGACCAGGTGTTACTATTTACAGAAGAAACAGGTGCCACCCAGGTGGGTCTCAGGCTGCCTCTGTCATCTGGGGTCCCAGACAGTGAAATGGGGCTGGCAGTGACAGGTGGAGGTACTCAGAAGGGAAGCTAGAATTGACAGGTGGAGGTGCCCAGGAAGCCAGAGTAACAGATAGAGGCACCCAGGATTCCAGGATTGGCAGGTGGGGGGCCAGGGCCATCGGAAGCAGACGTTCAGCCTCCGAGAATGGACCCAGAAGAGCTGCCAGGATGGAACCCGGGGGAGGTGGGCTTGGGCCATTGACTCCAGGACTCTGCTCCATCGTGGATTTTTCCTAAGAAGACTCAGTTCTTGGGACTGGAGGCCCTCCCAGGAGATGGACATTTCTTCCCTCCTAACGTGGAATCTATAGAAGATTCCAGAGTCCCAGCAGTAATGATCTGACACAAGCGTCTGCGCCAGTTATGTGAAGGTGAATCAGGGGTGAAAGGCGGCCCACAGTCTTGTGGAGAGTGTGGAGAATGGGTCCCGGGAGGAGCAAGGCCCTGGACACTGTCCTGGATGCCTCCCGGCCACCCACCCAGCAGTGGGGCTGTTAGAAGCTGGGTTGGGGGCTCCCATGTGTAGTCTGCCACGATGGCTTGGCCTGGCCCTTTGCCACACTCTCCAGACATGTCTCCCCAGCTGGCCAGGGGGCTCAAGTCCCTTCTGTCTCTCCTCACATGTCACGCACGCTGCAAAGATAAGACCTGGGCAGACTGAGCGGAGGCTAGGGGCCGGGCATGGTACAATGAGCCAACCCTGCCCATGCTCTCTGGATGCCTGGGGCCAGGGCCTGCCCAGAGCCGGCTGGTTTCCACCCCAGAGGCCTTAGGCTGAAGTGGGTCTTCACTCATGCACCTGGTCCCCGGTGGGAGAGGAAGGCTGGCCCAGGAGCAGTGGGCCCTCAGCCAGCCGGCCTGCAGAGAGGGAGAGGCCGGAGCCAGTTACAGCTTGGGGCCAGGGAGTGGCCAGGCATATGGGTCTGGCATCCCACTGCTGGGTTTGGCCTGGTTCTGCGCTCATCAGCTCTGTGACGAGAGGCTGCGGGGCCTCCCTGAGCTTCCACCtgttcatctataaaatgggaggaTGAAACATCCACCTCATTGGGTGGGTTTAGAGCGGTGTGGCACATGGTGAAGTGCTCaggaataataattattattatcccgAATCCAAAGCCCTTCCCAATGACTGCTTTGGGGAAAGACGGGACCCCAGGGTAGCAAGAGCAGGACATGGCCCTGGGAAAAGGGACTCCCAGGAGCTCCACCACAGGAGAGAAACTTTGAGGCAGGAAGTGGGAGGAGGTTTTGGGCAGAGGCCAAGCACTTTTCCAGCAATCTCTGACTCTCCCAGAAGGCAGCCAGGTGCCCACGTGAGATGGCATTCCCGACAGAACCCCTCAGCCCGGCTGTGGGCCTGCCGCCGTTTATATAACGTGCTCCACTTTCCCTTCCTGATTCTCTTCTGCAGAGCTTGCAGACCCTGAGCTGCTGGGGCTGGTGCCCTGCGCAGCagaggcccaggggcaggctggggcCACAATTTGAAGAGTCAAGAAGAGAGTGACCAGGTCCCTGGTATTCAGGGAGCAAAGGAGCCCAGCCAGGAGGCTGCAGCATCCCATGAGGGGCCGGGGGTCTGTGTTccagcctcccccacccaccctgaCTGCAGAGGGAGGGGGTCTGGTCCGGCGGCTCTCTGCAGAGGCCACACCTTCGGATGTCCCCAGGGGGCTCAGCCTGGCGTCCTGAGAGTTCCCAGGCATAGTGTGAGatggggagaggatggagaagaCGGCGACTGGGTTTCTTTGCTTCTGTTCTAGGCTGGAAGCTAAACCCCGTGGTAGGCGCAGTCTACGGGCCTGAGTTCTATGCAGGTAAAGCCAGAGCAGTGGAGCGGGGCCGGGTGCGCCGGGCTGGGTATTGGGCGGTCATTGTCCAGGTCGTTCTGGCTGGAAAGCCAGGGCCTGCTGGtggaaggcttgactggggctgtgGTTGGCTGGGGGCGTGGTAGGTGGGTGTGGTCCGGCGGGCGTGGCCTGGTGTGGCTGCGCTCAGGCCCGGCGCCCCTGCCTGCCCTTGCCTTCTCGGTGGTCCCTCTCACCCCGTCTCCTCTCTGCCCCCTTTCCTGCAGTGACCGGGTTCCCCTACCCCACCACAGGCACAGCCGTTGCCTACAGGGGCGCGCACCtacggggccggggccgggccgtGTATAATACGTTTCGGGCtgcgccgcccccgcccccgatCCCAACTTACGGCGCGTGAGTATCTGGGGGCCACGGGAAGGGAAGCATGAAGCAAGGCTGGGACGGGGGGAGGCGTGGGGAGGGAGTCCCACGGCAGCCAGAGGGTCCAGGCAGCCTTTCCAAAACTCCGGGGGGCTGTGGGAACTCCCAGAACTCCACACTGCTGTCCTCTCCATatcagcacccccacccccacctcgcTACGGGGAATCAAGGGTCATTGGCGTTTAGAGGGACCGATAATGGGATCGTGGTTGGCCCTTGAGCCCAGTGAGGGCCTTCTCTGAGCCCTCGCTGGTCCATTTGCCCAGGGCCTAGTGCCTTCCGCCCTGATCTGGGGGGGGACAGCTgcctggggtggagtggggggagggtgagCAAGATGGGCCTGTGGGCCCCTGGGTTTGTGGGAGAAAGGAGCTGACCAGCAAGGGTGTTACTCTATTGTTATACCAAAACAGGGCACTGGAGCAAACGCTTGTTAAAATGCCAGTCCCATGGGCAGGGCTGgcaccctgccccctccctcctcagcagACACCGGAGCCGGCCTACCCCACCTCTCCAGCGTTCCCACCACTTTCTTGTCCGTTTGCTTCCAGGGTCGTGTATCAGGACGGCTTTTATGGTGCTGAGATTTATGTAAGTGCAGCCCTGGGGGGGGAAGGGTGGCATCCTGGCATCCTGTCAGTTTCAGTGAGCGGTCAGtgtcttctccctctctgccccttccccccACCGCATGCCCATCCTTGGAACCCCGGAGGGTGAGGGCGCTGCGTCTGCCCAGAGCACTGCGTCCCTAGGGACCTTGGCCCAGCTAAGTCTGGGTTATCCGGGCTCACAGTGGGAGTAGTAATGGGTCTCCCAGCAGCCCCATGAGCCAAA
It includes:
- the RBFOX3 gene encoding RNA binding protein fox-1 homolog 3 isoform X11; the encoded protein is MAQPYPPTQYPPPPQNGIPTEYAPPPPHPTQDYSGQTPVPPEHGMTLYTPAQTHPEQPGTEASTQPIAGAQTVPQTDEAAQTDSQPLHPSDPTEKQQPKRLHVSNIPFRFRDPDLRQMFGQFGKILDVEIIFNERGSKGFGFVTFETSSDADRAREKLNGTIVEGRKIEVNNATARVMTNKKTANPYTNGWKLNPVVGAVYGPEFYAVTGFPYPTTGTAVAYRGAHLRGRGRAVYNTFRAAPPPPPIPTYGAVVYQDGFYGAEIYGGYAAYRYAQPAAAAAAAAYSDSYGRVYAAADPYHHTIGPAATYSIGTMASLCRGGYSRFTPY
- the RBFOX3 gene encoding RNA binding protein fox-1 homolog 3 isoform X13; the protein is MAQPYPPTQYPPPPQNGIPTEYAPPPPHPTQDYSGQTPVPPEHGMTLYTPAQTHPEQPGTEASTQPIAGAQTVPQTDEAAQTDSQPLHPSDPTEKQQPKRLHVSNIPFRFRDPDLRQMFGQFGKILDVEIIFNERGSKGFGFVTFETSSDADRAREKLNGTIVEGRKIEVNNATARVMTNKKTANPYTNGWKLNPVVGAVYGPEFYAVTGFPYPTTGTAVAYRGAHLRGRGRAVYNTFRAAPPPPPIPTYGAVVYQDGFYGAEIYGGYAAYRYAQPAAAAAAAAYSDSYGRVYAAADPYHHTIGPAATYSIGTM
- the RBFOX3 gene encoding RNA binding protein fox-1 homolog 3 isoform X7 produces the protein MAQPYPPTQYPPPPQNGIPTEYAPPPPHPTQDYSGQTPVPPEHGMTLYTPAQTHPEQPGTEASTQPIAGAQTVPQTDEAAQTDSQPLHPSDPTEKQQPKRLHVSNIPFRFRDPDLRQMFGQFGKILDVEIIFNERGSKGFGFVTFETSSDADRAREKLNGTIVEGRKIEVNNATARVMTNKKTANPYTNGWKLNPVVGAVYGPEFYAVTGFPYPTTGTAVAYRGAHLRGRGRAVYNTFRAAPPPPPIPTYGAALEQTLVKMPVPWAGLAPCPLPPQQTPEPAYPTSPAFPPLSCPFASRVVYQDGFYGAEIYGGYAAYRYAQPAAAAAAAAYSDSYGRVYAAADPYHHTIGPAATYSIGTM
- the RBFOX3 gene encoding RNA binding protein fox-1 homolog 3 isoform X15, with the protein product MLCSMANSGCLLLSNSGSMLPHSVPCPPAFLYLQQGSQDATAPPEAMAQPYPPTQYPPPPQNGIPTEYAPPPPHPTQDYSGQTPVPPEHGMTLYTPAQTHPEQPGTEASTQPIAGAQTVPQTDEAAQTDSQPLHPSDPTEKQQPKRLHVSNIPFRFRDPDLRQMFGQFGKILDVEIIFNERGSKGFGFVTFETSSDADRAREKLNGTIVEGRKIEVNNATARVMTNKKTANPYTNGWKLNPVVGAVYGPEFYAVTGFPYPTTGTAVAYRGAHLRGRGRAVYNTFRAAPPPPPIPTYGAALEQTLVKMPVPWAGLAPCPLPPQQTPEPAYPTSPAFPPLSCPFASRVVYQDGFYGAEIYGGYAAYRYAQPAAAAAAAAYSDSYGRVYAAADPYHHTIGPAATYSIGTMASLCRGGYSRFTPY
- the RBFOX3 gene encoding RNA binding protein fox-1 homolog 3 isoform X9, producing the protein MAQPYPPTQYPPPPQNGIPTEYAPPPPHPTQDYSGQTPVPPEHGMTLYTPAQTHPEQPGTEASTQPIAGAQTVPQTDEAAQTDSQPLHPSDPTEKQQPKRLHVSNIPFRFRDPDLRQMFGQFGKILDVEIIFNERGSKVNNATARVMTNKKTANPYTNGWKLNPVVGAVYGPEFYAVTGFPYPTTGTAVAYRGAHLRGRGRAVYNTFRAAPPPPPIPTYGAALEQTLVKMPVPWAGLAPCPLPPQQTPEPAYPTSPAFPPLSCPFASRVVYQDGFYGAEIYGGYAAYRYAQPAAAAAAAAYSDSYGRVYAAADPYHHTIGPAATYSIGTMASLCRGGYSRFTPY
- the RBFOX3 gene encoding RNA binding protein fox-1 homolog 3 isoform X4, whose translation is MAQPYPPTQYPPPPQNGIPTEYAPPPPHPTQDYSGQTPVPPEHGMTLYTPAQTHPEQPGTEASTQPIAGAQTVPQTDEAAQTDSQPLHPSDPTEKQQPKRLHVSNIPFRFRDPDLRQMFGQFGKILDVEIIFNERGSKGFGFVTFETSSDADRAREKLNGTIVEGRKIEVNNATARVMTNKKTANPYTNGWKLNPVVGAVYGPEFYAVTGFPYPTTGTAVAYRGAHLRGRGRAVYNTFRAAPPPPPIPTYGAALEQTLVKMPVPWAGLAPCPLPPQQTPEPAYPTSPAFPPLSCPFASRVVYQDGFYGAEIYGGYAAYRYAQPAAAAAAAAYSDSYGRVYAAADPYHHTIGPAATYSIGTMASLCRGGYSRFTPY
- the RBFOX3 gene encoding RNA binding protein fox-1 homolog 3 isoform X8, encoding MLCSMANSGCLLLSNSGSMLPHSVPCPPAFLYLQQGSQDATAPPEAMAQPYPPTQYPPPPQNGIPTEYAPPPPHPTQDYSGQTPVPPEHGMTLYTPAQTHPEQPGTEASTQPIAGAQTVPQTDEAAQTDSQPLHPSDPTEKQQPKRLHVSNIPFRFRDPDLRQMFGQFGKILDVEIIFNERGSKGFGFVTFETSSDADRAREKLNGTIVEGRKIEVNNATARVMTNKKTANPYTNGWKLNPVVGAVYGPEFYAVTGFPYPTTGTAVAYRGAHLRGRGRAVYNTFRAAPPPPPIPTYGAVVYQDGFYGAEIYGGYAAYRYAQPAAAAAAAAYSDSYGRVYAAADPYHHTIGPAATYSIGTM